From Micromonospora auratinigra:
AGCCGATGTGCCCGCCGGGGAACATCGTCGGCTCGCCGCCGAGCGCCGCGGCGAGCGCTCGTGAGGTGCGGTCGCAGACCTGCCCGGTCGACTGCTCCCCGAGCCCGACGACGACCCGGGTCGGCCCGTCCCGCAGCACCGTGACGTCGGGGGTGAACCAGGTCGTCCCACGGATCATGTGCACGTACTGGAAGTGCTCGTCGGCGGCCGCCTGCGGTTCCGGCTCGCCGCCGAACATCCCCAGCACCACCGGCTCGGGCAGCTGGATGTTCGCGCTGGCCAGGAACTTGCGGCCGGCGGCGAGCCGGTCCCCGGCGAGGTAGCTGGCGAGCATGTCGTCCTGGTCGGCCGCGTGCCGCGCCCGGTCGTCGAGCAGCCCGAGCAGCGGCGGCTCGTGGGCGACGACGGTGTGCACCCGGTCGGGGTGGCGCTCGGCGAGGGCGAGCACGGTCACCGCGCCGCCGCTGGAGCCGAGCACGGCCGCCGGGCCGGCGTCGAGGTGCGCCAGCAGCCGGGCCACGTCGTCGGCGCGCAGCTCGGGCGTCGAGTCCTGGTGCGGGTCGTGCAGGACGCTGCGGCCGATCCCGCGCGGGTCGGTGGTCAGCACGGTGTGCCCGTCGGCCAGCAGGTCGGCCAGCGGCGCGAAGGCGCTGGCGTCCATCGGGGCGGCGACCAGGGCCACCACCGGCCCCCGCCCGCGTACCTCGTAGTAGAGCCGCCCGTCCGGCACCTCCAGGGCGCCGGTGCTGACGGGGGTGGTGGACGTACTGCTCATCGGGTCCTCCCGGGTGCGCTGACTGGGACGTACCCGGGGTGGACCGCCGGGCCGCCGCGGACTCATCGGCGCGCTCAGGCCGCGGGGGCGGCCCCGGCGGACGGCGCGGGGTCGTCGCCCCGGGCGTACCGGAGCATCAGCACCCCGTCCGCGGCGGCGAGCACGTGCCGCAGCGGCAGGTGGCGCGGGGCGCCGGGGTCCCCGGCGGTGATCCGGCCGGGGCCGGCGCCGGCGAGCAGCGGCGCGACGGTGAGACAGAGTTCGTCGACGAGGTCGGCGGCGGTCAGCGCGCCGAACAGGTGCGGCCCGCCCTCACAGAGCAGCTCGCCCAGCCCGCGGCGGCGCAGTTCGGCGAGGCCGGCGGCGAGGTCCACCCGCTCCTCGCCGCACCGGACCAGGTCGGCCACCTCGGTCAGGCCCGGCGGCGGGGTGGCCGCGGCCCGGGTGAGCACCAGCGGGCGCACCGGCGCGTCGGCGAAGCAGGCCTGACCCGGGTCCAGGTCCAGCGATCCGGAGACCACGACCAACCTCGGGTACGCGGCGAGGCCGTGCTCCCGCCGCCAGGCGCGGCGCGGCTCGCTGAGCCGGACCGCCCGGTAGCCCTCGTGGCGCAGCGTGCCGGCGGCCACCAGCAGGCCGTCGCAGAGCATCCGGAGCAGGCCGAAGACCCGCTTGTCCGGCTCGCCGGAGAGCCCCTCGGAGTAGCCGTCGAGGGTGACCGCGCCGTCGGCGCTGGACACGAAGTTCACCCGCAGCCGGGCTTGCTCGGCGCGCCCGTAGAGCGCGGTCAGCTCCGGGTCGGTCAGCGGACCCGTCGCCGGCGCCGGCCAGACCCGGGAGACCGCGATGCCGTCGGTCATTCGCCGGCCGGACCGGTGACCGGAGGGGTGGGTTCGGCGGTACGGTGCTGGCAGTCGCACCACTTCCGGCCCGGACAGTCGTCGTGCCGTCGCTCCCGGCACGCTCGGCAGATCATGTCGGCAGCCTATGCCGTGGGAGGCGGGGACAGCATGTCGCGTCAGGTCTTCCAACTGAAGGTGTCCCTCGTCGGGGTCCGCCCGCCGGTCTGGCGGCGGGTCCTGGTCCCCGGCGGATACACCCTGGACCGGCTGCACCGGGTGGTGCAGCACGCCATGGGTTGGCGGGACTGCCGGCTGCACGCGTTCGAGATCGAGGGCCGGCAGTACGGCGAGCCGGATCCGGACGGCGGGCTCGACATCCGCGACGAGCTGGACGTCCGGCTCGACGCGGTGGTGGGCAAGGGGAGCCGGCTGCGCTACACCTACGACTTCGGCGACTGGTGGGAGCACGACCTGGTGGTGGAGGACGTCTGCACCGCCGACCCGGACGAGCGCTACCCGGCGTGCCTCGACGGGGCGCGGGCCTGCCCGCCGGAGGGTGTCGGCGGCCCGACCGGCTACGCCGTCCTGCTCGCCACGCTCGCCGATCCGGAGCATCCCGAGCGTCGGGCGATGCGGGAGTGGGCGGGCGGCGGCTACGACCCGGCCCGCTTCGACGCCGCCCGGGCGACCACGCTGCTGCGTCGCTTCTGCTGATCGGCCCGCCGGACGGCGGGCCGGATCGAG
This genomic window contains:
- a CDS encoding alpha/beta fold hydrolase, which codes for MSSTSTTPVSTGALEVPDGRLYYEVRGRGPVVALVAAPMDASAFAPLADLLADGHTVLTTDPRGIGRSVLHDPHQDSTPELRADDVARLLAHLDAGPAAVLGSSGGAVTVLALAERHPDRVHTVVAHEPPLLGLLDDRARHAADQDDMLASYLAGDRLAAGRKFLASANIQLPEPVVLGMFGGEPEPQAAADEHFQYVHMIRGTTWFTPDVTVLRDGPTRVVVGLGEQSTGQVCDRTSRALAAALGGEPTMFPGGHIGFVEDPAAFATRLRSVLAEG
- a CDS encoding pyrimidine reductase family protein, which codes for MTDGIAVSRVWPAPATGPLTDPELTALYGRAEQARLRVNFVSSADGAVTLDGYSEGLSGEPDKRVFGLLRMLCDGLLVAAGTLRHEGYRAVRLSEPRRAWRREHGLAAYPRLVVVSGSLDLDPGQACFADAPVRPLVLTRAAATPPPGLTEVADLVRCGEERVDLAAGLAELRRRGLGELLCEGGPHLFGALTAADLVDELCLTVAPLLAGAGPGRITAGDPGAPRHLPLRHVLAAADGVLMLRYARGDDPAPSAGAAPAA
- a CDS encoding plasmid pRiA4b ORF-3 family protein gives rise to the protein MSRQVFQLKVSLVGVRPPVWRRVLVPGGYTLDRLHRVVQHAMGWRDCRLHAFEIEGRQYGEPDPDGGLDIRDELDVRLDAVVGKGSRLRYTYDFGDWWEHDLVVEDVCTADPDERYPACLDGARACPPEGVGGPTGYAVLLATLADPEHPERRAMREWAGGGYDPARFDAARATTLLRRFC